The sequence below is a genomic window from Sebastes fasciatus isolate fSebFas1 chromosome 18, fSebFas1.pri, whole genome shotgun sequence.
TTCTATTTGAGTCATTCTGCTCAAGACGTTTATCAAAACAAGGAAGTAAAATGCTCTTAAAATGGCATTTCTTTATAATTAACGTGACACAACTGCAGTTCACATAGAAGTGATAGCAACAGGCTGAGAGGGTGAAGCTGTTTCTCAAGTCAGTAAGTCAACCACAAAGAGGAATCAGCACCATCACATACAGATCTGTTAGCAGAGAAGAAAAAGCTCACACAACGTCCGTCTGCTGACAGAGAATGGACACGAAATGTCTCCTGGAATTAATCCTTATTTTTGTGCTTCAGTTTGAAGGTAAGTCTGTTTTCTTATTCCTTAATCATTAACATAATTAATACCTTTTCTTTACTATTAGATAAATGTtagtatacagtgtatatatatatatatatatatatatatatatatacttcagCATATGCAAATGTCAAGGACAGAAAGGTTGACAAAAGTAATGATCAGTCTGTTCGCTCTCTGCTAATGTGATATAATATTAAAGTATTTACGTTATGAATTGATGCTGCTATAATACAGGtgcacacaaaacaaagacagtaacatcagatGTGCAGATTTTATTTGATCTGAGTCTGAACCTTTATCTATTCTTAACGTCTGTGCTGCTTTTAGCTGTATTAATCTCCCAAAGAGCCCAGAATTCACTAATTAACTGAGACCTAAATGAAAATGACTGTCTCCATGCAGATGATTTTTATGTGTAATTTGTCATTTCTTACAGAACAtgtgttcttttctttccaaCAGGCATCAGTGGAGAGTTCAGCTATCTCTATAACAGACCTGGAGAAGATGTCATTCTGCCCTGTGCCACTGCATCACCCTCTGATCCAACATGCTCCATCGTTAAATGGCTTTACAACAGAGATCAATCTCTGACTCTCATTGTGGTTGAGAAAGGAAATGTTAGACAGAGCTCAGCTCGAGCTGACAGACTGAGCGTGGAGACTAACTGCTCTTTGGTCATTAACAACATCAATGCTGAGGATGTTGGTTTCTACACCTGTCGGCAGGGGAGCAGCATTAATCAGGATGCATTTGTATTTCTAAGTGTTCTGACAGGTGAGTCTCATTTCCATTAAAAGTCATTTAGATCATCAAAAGGGAATTCTACTTTTGGCACCTTTtgagtaggggtgggaaaaatcTATTCACCtttgtattgtgattttttttattttttataatttttttacgatttctaaatagatgttttaatgccagaatcgatatatttgcttcatatGAGTCTATGTGGTGGTAGAAGGAAGTCACCGCtttaatggtatggaggtaacgtggcggtggagccggccgtcgctctcgtctccgtggtcaaatgggctgatgctacgactgtagagcacccagatactgacatttgtgttctctgcattgaaacggccccgatggagctgaccatggatggataaagagaacggagctgacgggagagctagagaccaccttggagaagttacaggaagtagacacgtgggactacgtccacttttcaaaataaggtgttaacaaagggaactgtagatatacaaaaaaataagtatatatatttaaatacacacacgtgtatacttcgtctaacttctccaaggggATCTCTATctctactcagactacaacaataaaagcagtaacttccttttacctccacatagactcaaatgaagcaaatatatcgattttggcgttaaaacatctatttagaaattgtaaaaagtaaaaaaaatcacgatacatTACACATACACTTTGGAAGcactatttagcctccttcccgacatatcgatacagtatcgcaaaacataatatcgtgattctcgtgtatcgatattttcttacaccactGAAAGGTCTTGTTTCCTTTTGGTTCATGTTTTAACTCAGTAAAACAATGATGACAGAAGATGGATAGAAACTTCAATACAGAGTCTTGTACTGTAGTGAAGTTGATCACTTTTTGGaagatgtgaaaaaaaatgttttatgctGAGTTAACAGttatctcttgttttctctcagtctctccatctccaccaGACGCTGATCCAAGGATGGACGGTGAAGTCACATTAGAGTGCTCTCTGTTTACACACAGCAACCTCCGTCCTTGTCAAAAGAACAGCTTCCGCTGGTTGGATGAAACAGGAGCTGTGCTGCATGGTGATGGTGTCAAGTACAGTTTCCTCAGACAGAGGAAATGTGTCTCTAGTCTGACTGTGAAGCGTCAGAGTGGCCACAACAGGAAATACACCTGCCAGTTTATTGATAAGCAGAACAATGCAGAGATACAGGCTGACTACACACCTGACTTCACAGGTATCTTATTATTTACATAATCATTAAGTAATGAGACATTTagattatatat
It includes:
- the LOC141755950 gene encoding uncharacterized protein LOC141755950 isoform X1, with translation MDTKCLLELILIFVLQFEGISGEFSYLYNRPGEDVILPCATASPSDPTCSIVKWLYNRDQSLTLIVVEKGNVRQSSARADRLSVETNCSLVINNINAEDVGFYTCRQGSSINQDAFVFLSVLTVSPSPPDADPRMDGEVTLECSLFTHSNLRPCQKNSFRWLDETGAVLHGDGVKYSFLRQRKCVSSLTVKRQSGHNRKYTCQFIDKQNNAEIQADYTPDFTDPSVDHTYIIIGAAVGAVGVLVVIAAVLIIYRKRAKRTEDVPKPTQHPDEPESNLTYVTVNHANQQASPYKKVKEEEVTYSTVNTVVKTEADDDPSSFYSSVSEPK
- the LOC141755950 gene encoding uncharacterized protein LOC141755950 isoform X4 — protein: MDTKCLLELILIFVLQFEGISGEFSYLYNRPGEDVILPCATASPSDPTCSIVKWLYNRDQSLTLIVVEKGNVRQSSARADRLSVETNCSLVINNINAEDVGFYTCRQGSSINQDAFVFLSVLTVSPSPPDADPRMDGEVTLECSLFTHSNLRPCQKNSFRWLDETGAVLHGDGVKYSFLRQRKCVSSLTVKRQSGHNRKYTCQFIDKQNNAEIQADYTPDFTDPTGWSPLSYVMLALRIAGLILMIVITALLIRHTCEDIQILIW